From a region of the Dictyostelium discoideum AX4 chromosome 2 chromosome, whole genome shotgun sequence genome:
- a CDS encoding carboxylic ester hydrolase → MKLNYLISILLFLIINYSSFVSSINIFKDINIIYDHLKDDIKEIIVDATTTVNHVEYFIDIVNSNGYPCEHHSVITEDGYILGVFRIPYSYNNNQNLNNKTRQPILLQHGLLDSSITWIVNNANQSLPFILSDMGYDVWMGNNRGNTFSINHTRLDVKSREFWEFSFDDMGWYDLPSMVDYIIQVSGVDEIGYVGHSEGTMQAWISYSEIKGFDKKVPIYMGLGPVGNVSHITNVALKTMATFRIDDLFRIFGTKQFLPSPKLLRGIFISFCIDCPLCCEDVVEWLCGPHKGAFNQSRMPFVSGNEPGGTSLRNMVHFTQLVNSKQFQHYDYGVIGNLLHYGHEKPPLINVENIPPTVKIALFSGTKDELADTIDVKQLVSLLPPETILSWDIIENYAHLDFVWAIDANILVYPKILNFFNNFFNQSKS, encoded by the exons atgaaattaaattatttaatttctatattattatttttaataataaattattcatCATTTGTAAGTAGtataaacatttttaaagataTCAATATAATCTATGATCATTTAAAGGATGACATAAAAGAGATTATTGTTGATGCAACTACAACAGTGAATCATGTAGAATACTTTATTGATATAGTGAATAGCAATGGATACCCATGTGAGCATCATTCAGTTATAACAGAAGATGGTTATATATTGGGTGTATTTAGAATTCCATATTCTTATAACAATAATCAAAatcttaataataaaactagaCAACCAATTCTATTGCAACATGGTTTATTAGACTCATCGATAACATGGATAGTTAATAATGCAAATCAATCACTACCATTCATATTATCAGATATGGGATACGATGTATGGATGGGTAATAACCGTGGTAATACATTTAGTATCAATCATACTAGATTGGATGTAAAGAGTAGAGAATTTTGGGAATTCTCATTCGATGATATGGGTTGGTACGATCTACCATCAATGGTTGATTATATCATTCAAGTTAGTGGTGTCGATGAAATTGGTTATGTGGGTCATAGTGAAGGTACAATGCAAGCCTGGATATCCTATTCAGAGATCAAAGGTTTCGATAAGAAAGTGCCAATTTACATGGGACTTGGTCCGGTTGGTAATGTCTCCCACATTACAAATGTTGCATTAAAGACAATGGCCACCTTTAGAATTGATGATCTCTTTAGAATTTTCGGAACCAAACAATTCTTACCATCTCCAAAATTATTACGTGGAATTTTCATTAGTTTCTGTATTGATTGCCCTTTATGTTGTGAAGATGTAGTAGAATGGTTATGTGGTCCACATAAAGGTGCCTTCAATCAATCAAGAATGCCATTTGTAAGTGGTAATGAACCTGGTGGTACT tcaCTTAGAAATATGGTCCATTTCACTCAATTAGTAAATTCaaaacaatttcaacattaTGATTATGGAGttattggtaatttattaCATTATGGTCATGAAAAACCACCATTAATTAATGTTGAAAATATACCACCAACTGTAAAGATTGCATTATTCTCTGGTACAAAGGATGAATTGGCAGACACAATAGATGTAAAGCAATTAGTATCACTCTTACCTCCTGAAACAATACTCTCTTGGGacataattgaaaattatgcTCATTTAGATTTTGTTTGGGCAATAGATGCTAATATTTTAGTTTAtccaaaaattttaaattttttcaataatttctttaatcaatcaaaatCATAA
- the atp5e gene encoding ATP synthase epsilon chain, mitochondrial, whose translation MAGQYWRAAGITYLQYANICGTHVRNCLKEPFRAAAKNREGFISNTVMYQNGKESSTIILNSELLQKELLVKKN comes from the exons ATGGCTGGTCAATATTGGAGAGCTGCTGGTATCACTTATTTACAATACGCTAACATTTGCGGTACTCATGTCCGTAATTGTTTAAAAGAACCATTCAGAGCTGCTGCTAAAAATAGAGAAGGTTTCATTTCAAATACTGTCATGTACCAAAATGGCAAAGAATCATCAACCA TCATTTTAAATTCAGAATTACTCCAAAAAGAACTTTTAGTCAAgaaaaactaa